The window GCTGGACGATGCGCTGCTGCGCTCGCAGTTGCGGGCGGCCGATGTGGTGGCGCTGAGCAAGGTCGATCTGGCCGATGCAGCCGCGTGCGCCGTGATCCGCGATGCGGTGCGGGCAGTGCGTCCGGCGGCCGTGGTCGTCGATGCGCTGCATGGCGAGGTGCCGGCAGCGCTGTTGTTTCCCGCGGACCTCGATCAGTTGCCAGCGCCGCGCGAGACCGCGCCGCGACGGCCGGTAGCGGACCGGTTCGAGACGCTGAGCTGGACATCGGAGCGGCCGGTGCGGTTGCCGCGCTTGCAGCAGGCAATCGGTAAACTGGCGCCGAAGCTGGCGCGGGCGAAGGGATTGTTCGAGACGGTGGAGCAGCCCGGACGGCTGACGGTGTTTCAACTCGCCGGCGGCCGCGCGACATTGGCCGCGGGCGGCGTGCCGGCACCCGGCGTGCCACGCACGCGAATCGTGTTCATCGCCGAGATGGGCGCTCTGTCGCGGGCCGAGATCGATGAGGTGATGCAGGGATGTGTCGAAGCAGGGTGATGCGAAGCCAGTTTCCCGTCACCCTGAGGAGCGCGAAGCGCGTCTCGAAGGGTCGACGGCCGTCAGCGTGGCCGTGCATCCTTCGAGGCTCGCTCCGCTCGCACCACAGGATGACGGAATAGAGAATCCTCGCGTCGGCCCGCGCTGTCGCTGTGTCATCGCAGCAGCATCATCCCGCAAAGCATGTGTGCGACAATCGCATCGAATTGACAGCCTATCCCGCACCACCTATCGTTTCTGCCGACGGTTCCCTTCGGGGATCAAAAGGGAATGCGGTGCGAGGGTAACCCCAATGCCGCAGCTGTCCCCGCAACTGTAAACGGCGAGCCTTTCGTCAATTTGCCACTGGGCTATCAAGCCCGGGAAGGCGTCGACAGGCGATGACCCGTGAGCCAGGAGACCTGCCGTCAGTCGTGGTCACACGCGAGCACATCGGGCGGGGGCGTCCTGGTGGGATCGGAGCACTGCCTTTGGGGCAATGCGCCAGTCCGCGTTCGCGGTGACGTGCCACGTTACCGCGAGTCCTTTCATGTCTCCGTCCTCTCCCGCCGCGCGCCGTTGGCGCCTCGGTCTCGTTTGCTCCCTGTCATCGCTGCTGCTGCCGGCTGAAGGTTCGGCACAAACGTCTCCACCCACGACGCTCGATCCGATCGAGGTCGCACCCTCGACATCCGCAGAGCCCAAGCCCGCGGCGCGAAGCCGCAACTCGGCGACGTCGTCGCGGCCGCGCGCCAGACCTGCAACGGCTGCGGCAACCGCTGGCGCGCCGCGCCCCGCGGCGTCGGGCGCATCGGGATCGGCATCGCCGACGCTCAACGCCACCATACAGGGAGGCACCGGCAGTCGCCTCAATCTGACGCCGCTGCAGACGCCGGCCAGCGTCGAGATCATCACGGCGCAGACCATCGCCGAACGCGGCCAGCACAATGTGCTTGATGCCGTCACGCAGAATGCGGCCGGGTTCATCGCAACGCCGGCGCCCGGCAATGGCGGCCTGTCGTTCAGCACCCGCGGCTTTGCCGGCAGCAACTCGGTGATGACGCTGTATGACGGCACGCGCTTCTATATCGGCTCCGGCACCCTGACGTTCCCCTACGACACCTGGTCGACCCAACGCGTTGAAGTGCTGCGCGGTCCGGCCTCGGTGCTGTACGGCGAGGGCGCGATCGGCGGTGTCATCAACGTCGTTCCGAAAAAGCCGCAGGGCACGCCCTACAACGAGGCCGAGGTCTCGCTCGACAGCAACATGACGCGACGGCTGTCGGTGGACAGCACCGGTCCGATCAATCCCAATGTGTCCTACCGCATCAACGCCACGGGCAACATGTCGGACGGCTGGGTCGATCGCGACAAGACATCGAATGCGGTGGTCTCCGCCGCCGTGCGGGTGCAGGCGTCGGACAATCTCGCCTTCACGCTCTCGGAAGATTACGGCGACCGCAGCCCGTCGCGCTATTTCGGCACGCCGCTGATCAACGGCTCGATCCAGGACGCGCTGCGCTTCAAGAACTACAACGCATTGGACAGCGCGATCCGCTACCAGGACAGCTGGACCCAGTTCAAGACCGAGTGGGGCGTCGCCGACGGCATCAAGATCAACAATACGCTGTATTACCTGACCAGCGAGCGGCACTGGCGCGATATCGAAAACTACACCTTCAATCCGAAGACCCAGCTGATCGACCGCTCCAGCTACATCGAGATCTTCCACGACCAGAAGCAACTCGGCAACCGGATGGATGCGACCTTCAGCGGTCACGTCTTCGGACTTGCAAACCAGTTTGTCGCCGGATTCGACGTCAACCGGATCGACTTCACCCACACCAACAATTCGCCCTATGGCGGCGCGTCGACGGTCAATCCTTACGTGTTCGATCCCGGATCGTTCTTCGCGACGACCACGGCGACGACGCCGGGCTTCAACGCGATCGTCAATCAATACGCGCTGTTCGCCGAAGATCGCCTGTCGCTGACCGATCAATTGTCGCTCGTCACCGGCGTCCGGTACGATCGTCCCGAGGTCGATCGCACCGACTACAAGACGCCGGCGAACAGTTTTGAAACCACGCTGTCGGGCACCAGCTGGCGAACCGGGTTGGTGTACGAGCCGATCAAGGACCTCGCGTTCTATGGTCAGTACGCGGTCGGCGTCGATCCGGTCAGCAACCTGATCTCGCTGTCGACCTCGCAGAAAACCTTCCAACTCGCGACCGGCAAGCAGACCGAAATCGGCGTCAAGCAGTCGTTCTGGGGCAGCCGCGGCGAGTGGACGCTGGCTGCTTACGAGATCGTCAAGACCGGCCTGACCATTCCCGATCCCAGCAATCCAACCGCCGGCCTTGCACTGCAAATCGGCCAGCAATCATCCCGCGGGGTCGAAGGAACGATCGGGCTCGCGCTGAACGACGGCTGGCGCGTCGACGCTAATCTTGCGCTGCTGCGCGCCCGATACGATAACAACAGCCAAGTGGTCGGCGGAAAGGTCGTCAGCTACAATGGCAATGTTCCGGTCAACGTGCCGCAGCAGGTCTCGAACGTCTGGCTGACCTGGGACTTCGCGCCCAACTGGTCGGTCTACGGCGGCGTGCAGATCGTCGGTGCGATGTACTCCGATCTCGCCAACACGCAATTGCGGCCGGGCTACAATGTGGTCAATGGCGGCATCAGGTGGAAGCCGGATGATCGCACCACGGTCGCGTTCCGCGTCTACAATCTGTTCGACAAGGTCTACGCGGTGACCTCGAACGGGACGGGGCAGTGGCTGCTCGGCATGCCGCGCACCGCCGAATTGTCCGTCAACGTGAAGTTCTGACCATGCGCAACGCTCTGATCCGGCGAGCGCGTCGATGGCTTTATGTCGTCCATCGCTGGATCGGCATTGCGACGTGTCTCTTCTTCGCGATGTGGTTCATCTCCGGCCTCGTCATGATGTCCGTGGCGTTTCCGCGCCTCACTGACGACGAGCGCCTGTCCGCGCTCCCTGGCATCGTTTGGAGCAAGGTACAGATCGCACCTGATCGTGCGATGGCGATCGCGGGCACGGAACATTATCCACGCGATCTCCGGCTCTCGATGCTGGACGACGTTCCGGTCTATCGCGTGACCGAATGGAAGGGGGCCGCCGTCACCATTTCGGCGATCGACGGCAGCGTCATCGACCGGGTCACGCCGGACCAGGCGCTTGCTGTTGCCCGGCATCACCCGCGTGCCGTGCAGCCGCAACTGCTCGATACCGTGACGCGCGATCAATGGACGGTCACCGCGCGCTTCGATCCGCTGCGGCCGCTCTATCTGATCGGCCTCGGCGACGCCGATGGCACCGAACTTTATGTCTCGTCGCGCAGCGGCGAGATCGCCCTCGACACCACGCGGCGAGAGCGCGTCTGGAACTGGCTCGGCTCGATCCCGCACTGGATCTATCCGACCGTGTTGCGCAAGGACGGGCCGTTGTGGCGGGACGTGGTGCTGTGGATATCGGGCATCTGCCTCGTCGTCGCCGTCACCGGATTCTGGATCGGCATTCTGCGCCTGCGGCTGACGCGCCGTTACGCAGATGGCGCCGTCTCGCCCTATCGCGGCTGGATGGCCTGGCATCATATTGCCGGCCTCGTCGGCGGCATCTTCGTCTTCACCTGGATGTTCAGTGGCTGGTTGTCGCTCAATCCCGGCGGCGCGTTCTCCGGCCGCGGCCCCACGCGCGGGATCGCGGTCGGCTACGGCGGCCATGATGCACCCGATATCGTTGCCGGCTTGCAGTCGCCGCCGCAGGTATCGGCGGTGGAGGCGCGCTTCGTCTGGATCGGCGGACGCCGGCTGATGGTGCTCGACGACAGTAGCGGCCGTCGCAGCCTCGCGGATCCCGTGACCGGCGCGCCCGTGACGCTCTCGCAGGACGAGATCGTCGCGGCTGCCCGGCGCGCGATGCCGGGAGCTGCGATGATATCGGCGCGGCAGCTCGATGAACCGGACGCCTACTGGTACACGCTGCACCAAGCGCGCGAGCTTCCCGTTCTGCGGATCGGCTTCGACGATCCCGCCCACACCTGGCTGCACATCTCTCCGGTCACCGCCGAGATCCTCGACCGCAGCGACGGCAGCCGCCGGTCCTATCGCTGGCTGTTCAATGCGCTGCACAGCCTGGATTTTTCCGTTCTGCTGCGCGTCTGGCCGGCGCGCGATGTCGTGGTCTGGCTGCTGTCGGCGGTCGGCACGATCGTCTCGATCAGCGGTATCGTGATCGGCTTGCGCCGGCTGCGACGGCGCAAGGTGCGGCCGGCGCGAGGTCTCCGCCCTTGTTAGCAGATTGTCACAATCTGTTTCTATGTTGCGCCTGCCGCGGGGTTTGACGAACAGCTCTATCGATCACCGATAGATCGTGCTGTTCGGCTGGGCTTGAGGATCAAGGCGGCGCCTCATGCACTTTGTTCAATGGGTCGGAAGATCGGGCTGCGCTCGAAGCATGATCGGATGTGGCAGCGCTTTCTTGGCCTGGTCATAGGCACTCTCGTTGCCGGGAATATCCAGACGGTAACGATGGCCGCAAGCCTTGAATCAGTTCGGACGCCGGCAACGGTCGACTTCGATATTGGCAGCCAGCCTCTGGTCTCCGCGCTCGATGCTTACAGCGCGGCCACCGGTCTTCAGGTCGTTTACGACGCCACCCTGGCCGGGGCACGCCGCGCGCAGGCCGTCAAGGGATCGATGACGCCCGACATGGCGTTGCAGCTCCTGCTCGAAGGAACCGGTCTGGTCGCGGTCTATGCCGCGGCGAACGCCTTCACGATTGTGCCTGCGGCCACCGCGTCGCAGACGGCGTCGATACGTGGCTTCATGCCATATCTTGCGTCCGTCCAGAGCAGCATTGAGGAAGGATTCTGCCGGTCAGCGCTGACCGCGCCGGGCGGCTATCGGATCAAGTTCAAGTTCTGGATCGGGCATGCCGGCGAGGTGCTGCAGCCCCAGCTGCTCGGCTCGACCGATGACAGCGCGCGTGACCAGGCGATCGCCGCCCTGTTGCGTGCTGTCGTCATCGGCCGACCGCCGCCGCCGGACATGCCGCAGCCCGTCATGATGGCGGTTTCGCCGCGGCCGCCTTCCGAGACCGGCGACTGTGCCGCGCGTGACCCGAGGCGCCCGGGACTGGTCGCGCGATGACGGAAACCACGTCGACCACGCTTCGGCAGGTGCTCGTCGCGCGCTACGACGAGCTTCGCCGCCGCCTCGCGCGGCGTCTCGGCGATGAAAGAGCCCGCGAGACCCTTCACGAGACGTGGCTGCACCTTCGCGACAAGAACGGCCCGGGCGTGGTGGACAGCCCGATCGGCTATCTGCTGCGCAGCGCGCTCAATCTTGCGATCAGCCGGGAGCGCCAGGAGACGCGCCGCATCAAGCGGTTCGAGGTACAGCCGATGCTCGAGATCGCCGACGCGGCGCCCGGCCCGGAACGCGAGGTCGAATCGCGGGAGCAGATTGCGCATCTGGAGCAGGTGCTTGAGGAGCTCACCCCGCGTCGCCGGACGATCCTGCTCGCATCCCGCCTGGAAGGCACGCCGCTCCGGGAAATCGCCGCGCGTCTCGGGGTCTCGCAGCGTTTGGTGGAGCTTGAGCTGAAAGCTGCGCTCGAGCATTGCGCCAAGCGGTTTAACAAAAAGGTCACAAGGCGTTTCGGTCCGGCGCCGCGGGAAACGTCCTGATAGGAGAGCGTCAGAGTGTTGCGTATTTGGATGGACGTGCTGCCAAGGGAAACGCCCGATCGATGACACGTAGCGACGAACCGTCGGAGGAGCTGACCGCGATCGAGAGCGAGGCGCTTGAGCGCGTCCAGCGGCTTGGTTCGGGGCAGGCTACCCGGCGGGACATCGAGGAAACCAGGCACTGGGGAAGCCAGAGCAGCGCCCATTCGCAGGCGCTGGCGCAGGCCAGCCTGCTCTGGGATCAGCTCGGCCCGGCCGGCGCCAACCTGTTGAAGCGGCGCGGCGATTCCATGCTGGCGGACGTCCGGCGGCAGCCGCGCATGACGCGGCGGGCGATGCTCGGAGGCGCGCTGGCGACGTCGGCCGCCGCATATCTCGTGGTGTCGCCTCCGCTGCAGCTGTGGCCGTCGCTGCAGGATGTGATGGCGGATTATCGCACCGCCGCCGGCGAGCAGCGCAAGCTCACGATCGATGGCGGCGTCAAGGTGACGCTGAACACCGGAACCAGCGTCAATGTTCACTCGGGCGACAACAGCCAGGATCGCATCGAGATTCTGACCGGGGAAGCCGTGATCGCGGCGGCCTCCGCAAGTCGCGAGGTGCGCGTGGTTGCCGGCGACGGCGAGATGAGTGCGCGTCAGGCGCAGTTCAACGTCCGTCATGAGCCGCGCAGCACCTGCGTGACCTGTCTCGATGGCGAGGTCCGGGTCACCCGTCACAGCTCCGTCGCGGCGCTGCATGCGGGGCAACAGGTCAGCTACGCAGCGCTTGGTCTCGCAGCGCCCATGTCGGTCGATCCCGCCGATGTGACAGCCTGGCGCGACGGAATGCTGATCTTTCATGACGCTCCGCTCGGCAACGTCGTGACGGAAATCAACCGTTACCGATCGGGCAAGGTCATGGTGACGAACGCGGAATTGGAACGCCGTCTCGTCAACGGCCGGTTCCGAATCGACAATGTCGATGGCATCCTGACCATGTTCCAGCAAATTTTTGGCGCGAAGGCGCGACATCTGCCCGGCGGCATCGTGCTGCTGAGCTGATGTCGAGCGAGCCATGAAAGCGCGCATCATGTCTGCGTAGGAATTGTGATGCAGCCCGCGATTTTGTCGTTCGGTCCCGCCGATCAAATGGCGTCCTTGGAGACGAGAAGCCTGGCATACGGTCAAGCCGTGTGACGAGCACCTGCGCGGATCCGATCCGCGCATCTTTCCGTCCGTTGTTCCCAGGGGACCTCCTATGCCGTCTCGTCAGCGCGTTGCCCGCCGTCCTCGCCTCGATCCGCGTCGGGTCGCGCCGCCTCCGTCGCGGCAGCGGATCCGATTGGCATCCCGCTCCATGCTGCTCGCGGGAACGAGCACGCTGGCGTTGCTGCTGAGCGGGCTTGAGGGCGCATCCGCGCGTCCATTCGGCAATTTCGCGACGACAAGCTCCGCGCCGGCGATCGCCAGCGATGCCGCAGCTGCCGCGGCCCAGCAGGCCACTGACGTCGCGAGGCAAAGCCAGGGCGCGCTGACGCGGGCGACTCAGGCCATCCAGGCGTTGCAGGCCGCGCAATCCGCCGCGCGTAGCGCGGCCGCCGGCTCGCAACGATCGACGACGCTGCCGCAGGTGGCGGTGCCGAACGGCCTCGCGCCGGGCGGCCTTCAGGTTGCGCCGGGCGCTGTGCCCGGCTCGAGCCTTTGGCAAGGTGCCGCCCTGCCGAGCCAGGCCGCAAGCGGTGGCCAGACCACGGTCACGGTCAATCAGACCGCTCCGCAGGCGATCCTTAACTGGCAGAGCTTCAACGTCGGCAGCCAGACCACGCTCGATTTCAACCAGCAGGCCAGCAACTGGACCGCGCTCAATCGCGTGGTCGGCAATACCGGACCGAGCCAGATCCTCGGCCGCATCACCGCGCCGGGGCAGGTGCTGGTGATCAACCAGAACGGCATCATTTTCGGTGGCGCGAGCCAGATCAATGTCGGCTCGCTGATCGCATCAACCGCCAATATCGCCGACAGCCAATTCCTCGCCAACGGTCTTTATTCGACCCAGAGCGGCACCAATTATCTGCCGAGCTTCACCGGCGCCGGCGGCAAGATCGTGGTCGAGAGCGGCGCGCTCATCACCACCAATGCGCCGTCCTCGGTCACGGCGGGCGGTGGCTTCGTGCTGCTGATGGGCACCGAGGTCGACAATGCCGGCGCCATCACCACGCCGAAGGGGCAGACCCAGCTCGCGGCCGGCGACGATTTCATCCTGCGTGCCGGCTACGGCACCAACACCAACCAGAACTCGACCACGCGCGGCAACGAGATCGCGCCGGTGCTCTATCCCGGGAGCGGCAGCGGGACGGTCACCAACACAGGTCTCGTTCTCGCCCAGCAGGGCGATATCACGCTCGCCGGCCATGCCGTCACCCAGGATGGCATCCTGCTCTCCACCACCTCGGTCAATCAGCGCGGCACCATCCATCTGCTCAACTCGGCGTCCGACGCCACCGGCAGCGTCACGCTGACCAATCATGGCATCAGCCTGATCCTGCCGGAGACCGATGCGGCGGCCGCGCTGGTGTCCGGCATCGATCCGAGCGTGACCGCGCTCAATTCGCAGCGCGATGCCCTCATCGCCTCGGCCAAGCCAAACCTGCTGGCGACCGGCCAGTTCGACAATCTCTCGACGCTGTCCGATCGGCCCGATCAATCGCGCATCGAGATCGTCACGGGCGGCACCATCGATTTCAGGAACGGCTCGCTGACCATGGCGCAGGGCGGCCAGGTGACGGCCGCAGCCGGCAAGCGCGTGTTCGCTGAAAGCGGATCGGTCATCGATGTCTCCGGCACCACCGGCACCGTGCTGCCGGTGTCGGCCAATTCGATCAAGGTCAACGTTCAGGGCAACGAGCTGCGCGACAGCCCGCAGAACCGCGATAGCGGCACGCTCATCAACAGCAATCTGTGGATCGACGCCCGCGATCTGACGCTGGTGCCGGCCGGCACCGGCGGCTATGCGACGGACCGTTACTACACCGCGGGCGGGTTGCTCGAGGTCTCGGGCTATCTCAACAACACCGGCCACAAGATCGGCGAATGGACCGCGGTGGGCGGCACCATCACCCTGTCGGCACCGGAGGTGGTGGCGCAGCGCGGCTCGATCTTCAACATCTCCGGCGGAGCGGTGCAGTATCAGAGCGGCTATGTGCGGCAGACGCTGCTGCTCGGCAATGACGGCCGCATCTACGATGCCGACAATGCCCCGGCCAACCTGACCTATGTCGCGGTGGCGAATGGCTTCATCGTCAATCACGCGCACTGGAACGTTGTCGAGGTCTATCTCAGCCCGTTCGGCAAAGGCAGCTCGCGCTGGGAGAACGGCTACACCGTGGGCCGCGACGCCGGCAGTCTCGTTCTCTCGACCCCGACCTCGGTGTTCGAAGGCGCGATCCTCGCCAATGTGATCGATGGCGAGCAGCAGGTCACCAAACGTCCGGCCGGCGTCACCGACGGCTACAAGCTGACGCAGAACACCGTGCCGCTCGCCGGCACGCTCGCGCTCGGGCGGTATGACAGCTATGGCCTTGCCGGCGCCTACACCACCGATGTGTCGTTCGGCAACGTTGCGCCGGTCGCCGGCGGCCTGGACCCGACCTCGGCGCTGCCGGCCGGTCGCGTCAACACGGCCTATTTCGACGCACCGACGCTCAACAGTTTTGGCCTCGGCGGCCTCAACATCAACACGGCCAGCAAGATCGCGATCGATGCGCCGTTGCAATTCTCATCGGGCGCGCAGGTCAAGCTGATCGCTCCGACCGTCGATGTCGCGGCCGGCATCACTGCGCGGTCCGGCAGCGTCACGATCAGCAACATTCTCAACGGTGCAAACGGTACCGTCACGCTGACGAACGCGGCTGGAGGCGCGGCGCTGACGCTGGAGTCCGGCGCCGTCATCGATATGCGCGGCCTGTGGGTCAACGCACTGACGAATCCGAACAGCGCGTCGGGCCTCGGCTTCCTCGACGGTGGCAACGTCACGTTCAATTCCCTTCAGAATGTCACGCTCGCGGCCGGCAGCGTGATCGACGTGTCCTCCGGCGGAGCCGTTCTTGCCAACGGCAAGACGCAAGGCGGCAAGGGTGGCAACGTCACGATTATCGCAGGCAATGCCCAGCAGGATGCCGGAACGCCGGGCAATGGAAATCTCGTTCTCGACGGGACGATCCGCGCCTGGGGCGTCACGGGTGGCGGCACGCTGACGATCTCGACGCCTGGCAACATCCTGATCGGCGACAACGCCGAATTGGCTGGTGGCATCTTGCCGGCCGGCATGCCGGCGCCGGCTGCGGTGAAGCTCAGGCAATCGTTCACG of the Bradyrhizobium quebecense genome contains:
- a CDS encoding CobW family GTP-binding protein, with amino-acid sequence MPVPILLVAGFLGAGKTTVVNHLLAHAQGRRIAAVVNDFGAINIDAELIAGASDGVVSLSNGCICCTLEGDLLRTLATLLRRDPRPEFIVIETSGIADPADIVRNLMDPVIWKEAPLETVLCVVDATQPVAALDDALLRSQLRAADVVALSKVDLADAAACAVIRDAVRAVRPAAVVVDALHGEVPAALLFPADLDQLPAPRETAPRRPVADRFETLSWTSERPVRLPRLQQAIGKLAPKLARAKGLFETVEQPGRLTVFQLAGGRATLAAGGVPAPGVPRTRIVFIAEMGALSRAEIDEVMQGCVEAG
- a CDS encoding TonB-dependent receptor yields the protein MSPSSPAARRWRLGLVCSLSSLLLPAEGSAQTSPPTTLDPIEVAPSTSAEPKPAARSRNSATSSRPRARPATAAATAGAPRPAASGASGSASPTLNATIQGGTGSRLNLTPLQTPASVEIITAQTIAERGQHNVLDAVTQNAAGFIATPAPGNGGLSFSTRGFAGSNSVMTLYDGTRFYIGSGTLTFPYDTWSTQRVEVLRGPASVLYGEGAIGGVINVVPKKPQGTPYNEAEVSLDSNMTRRLSVDSTGPINPNVSYRINATGNMSDGWVDRDKTSNAVVSAAVRVQASDNLAFTLSEDYGDRSPSRYFGTPLINGSIQDALRFKNYNALDSAIRYQDSWTQFKTEWGVADGIKINNTLYYLTSERHWRDIENYTFNPKTQLIDRSSYIEIFHDQKQLGNRMDATFSGHVFGLANQFVAGFDVNRIDFTHTNNSPYGGASTVNPYVFDPGSFFATTTATTPGFNAIVNQYALFAEDRLSLTDQLSLVTGVRYDRPEVDRTDYKTPANSFETTLSGTSWRTGLVYEPIKDLAFYGQYAVGVDPVSNLISLSTSQKTFQLATGKQTEIGVKQSFWGSRGEWTLAAYEIVKTGLTIPDPSNPTAGLALQIGQQSSRGVEGTIGLALNDGWRVDANLALLRARYDNNSQVVGGKVVSYNGNVPVNVPQQVSNVWLTWDFAPNWSVYGGVQIVGAMYSDLANTQLRPGYNVVNGGIRWKPDDRTTVAFRVYNLFDKVYAVTSNGTGQWLLGMPRTAELSVNVKF
- a CDS encoding PepSY domain-containing protein, translated to MRNALIRRARRWLYVVHRWIGIATCLFFAMWFISGLVMMSVAFPRLTDDERLSALPGIVWSKVQIAPDRAMAIAGTEHYPRDLRLSMLDDVPVYRVTEWKGAAVTISAIDGSVIDRVTPDQALAVARHHPRAVQPQLLDTVTRDQWTVTARFDPLRPLYLIGLGDADGTELYVSSRSGEIALDTTRRERVWNWLGSIPHWIYPTVLRKDGPLWRDVVLWISGICLVVAVTGFWIGILRLRLTRRYADGAVSPYRGWMAWHHIAGLVGGIFVFTWMFSGWLSLNPGGAFSGRGPTRGIAVGYGGHDAPDIVAGLQSPPQVSAVEARFVWIGGRRLMVLDDSSGRRSLADPVTGAPVTLSQDEIVAAARRAMPGAAMISARQLDEPDAYWYTLHQARELPVLRIGFDDPAHTWLHISPVTAEILDRSDGSRRSYRWLFNALHSLDFSVLLRVWPARDVVVWLLSAVGTIVSISGIVIGLRRLRRRKVRPARGLRPC
- a CDS encoding STN domain-containing protein, whose protein sequence is MWQRFLGLVIGTLVAGNIQTVTMAASLESVRTPATVDFDIGSQPLVSALDAYSAATGLQVVYDATLAGARRAQAVKGSMTPDMALQLLLEGTGLVAVYAAANAFTIVPAATASQTASIRGFMPYLASVQSSIEEGFCRSALTAPGGYRIKFKFWIGHAGEVLQPQLLGSTDDSARDQAIAALLRAVVIGRPPPPDMPQPVMMAVSPRPPSETGDCAARDPRRPGLVAR
- a CDS encoding RNA polymerase sigma factor, coding for MTETTSTTLRQVLVARYDELRRRLARRLGDERARETLHETWLHLRDKNGPGVVDSPIGYLLRSALNLAISRERQETRRIKRFEVQPMLEIADAAPGPEREVESREQIAHLEQVLEELTPRRRTILLASRLEGTPLREIAARLGVSQRLVELELKAALEHCAKRFNKKVTRRFGPAPRETS
- a CDS encoding FecR family protein; the protein is MTRSDEPSEELTAIESEALERVQRLGSGQATRRDIEETRHWGSQSSAHSQALAQASLLWDQLGPAGANLLKRRGDSMLADVRRQPRMTRRAMLGGALATSAAAYLVVSPPLQLWPSLQDVMADYRTAAGEQRKLTIDGGVKVTLNTGTSVNVHSGDNSQDRIEILTGEAVIAAASASREVRVVAGDGEMSARQAQFNVRHEPRSTCVTCLDGEVRVTRHSSVAALHAGQQVSYAALGLAAPMSVDPADVTAWRDGMLIFHDAPLGNVVTEINRYRSGKVMVTNAELERRLVNGRFRIDNVDGILTMFQQIFGAKARHLPGGIVLLS